Below is a genomic region from Zonotrichia leucophrys gambelii isolate GWCS_2022_RI chromosome 1A, RI_Zleu_2.0, whole genome shotgun sequence.
TTAATCGAACAAGAGTGAGGCTGCgtatcagggaaaggttcttcccccggAGGGTGccgggcactgcccaggctccccagggaatggtcacggccccaaggctgccagagctgcggGAGCGTTTGGACACCTctctcagggatgcacaggggggattgttggggtgtctgtgcagggattgttggggtgtctgtgcagggattgctggggtgtctgtgcagggattgttggggtgtctgtgcagggattgttggggtgtcagtgcagggattgttggggtgtctgtgcagggattgttggggtgtcagtgcagggattgttggggtgtcagTGTAGGGATTGTTGGGACGTCTGTGCAGGGCAAGGGTTTGGAGTTATGATCCTTGGGGACCCTTCTAACtaaggatattctgtgattctttgataAGTTTCTCAAAATCGTTCTCTCTCAGCCTGTTGAGAATGTGTGCTCCAAAAACTTAGTGAAGTTTATGAACACCAACCAGATGTAGGCTTGTGTTCGTTCACAGGATAGAATACACTTCAGGTTCGCTGTTAGATTCATGTTAGATCCTCTACAATGCTTTTAAAGAGAATCTCTGTAAACAGAGTGCAGAGAACCTGGAGCTTAGGTCAACAAGGTTTCCCCTCTTTTGGTGGGGGACAGGCTCTGTAGTTAATGTGCTATTTTAGTAAATCAAATATCTAATGTAATAATGAAACTAATACAATTAAATAATACTACGGTAtagtatatactatattatatactatagTATAATAATGCTATAGTATGGTATATACTATAGTATATACTATAGTATATGCTATTATATAATACTATggtatattatataaataatactatatatattatataatatatagcattgtatatattatataatatatattaaatacacacatatatattattttatacattattATGTGTacatatgtatattatatatacatagtGAGTATATATATGCAGAATATATATGCAGAacacttttatttattataaattaaaatttaaaatgtattacaTAATATAATACATtctatattaaaattaattaattttatttaaattatgtaataaaataataataatttatataaaggtgactttaaaatatcttcttaTTTAGCTTTTCAATGGGTTAGATTGAAATGATCTCCCAGGGATTATCAAGCAAGGATGTCTACTTCCAGGACAGAGTGGATTAGGGCATTTAAATATGTATACACAGGCCAATCTTTGTCCCTCTATTTCCAGAAGCTCTAGTAACTTGACCTAGTAATTTGTGATGTGTGTCAGACAAAATTCAGGACTAGGATGTGTGATCTCCAAGTGTGCTGCTGGATGTACTGTTCTAGAATGTTTCAACATATAAACAAAATATCTTGCAATAATGTATTGTTACAATGTCTGGCTCTGAAATTCAGCTATTTGAggatttttaaatcttttttctgGGCAGGTCTTAATCACACACCCAGGGGGCATTTTGGAAGAGTTTTAGTTGTTGTGCTTGCTTGAGATTTAAATTGCAACAAAACTACATATTTCCTTTGGAAAGTTTTCATATTTAGTGTCAGAAGATATAACCATAGTTGGTAAAATACCTCTTTTTCACATTAAGTTCCAGTAGTGTGCTTGCTTGCCAAGTTTTTTAGATTAATTCCAGCTaccatgttttctttctttcgtTTTGTACACAGCTCATAAGTTGTACTTTAGTAAAATGGGACTCAGAACAGTTACAGACATTCCTTGTGCAAAGCTGATTTTGCTCTACATCACAGAGATAACCAGAAAAATGATGATTGTTTTTGCTACAACATTTAGTTTTCAATTGTCATTCCAATCTTGACCTGCTTCTACATGAACTGCAAGTTCCTGTTTTTTTGTTCTAAGAATACAAATTGAAGATCACTGCCACttagaatttaatttctgtgcaaTTCTTTCtaggattttttgtttcttccacaCAGGTGGGGAAAAATGGCCAAGAGAATTGCAGAAAAGGAGCTGACTGACCGAAACTGGGACCAGGAGGATGAAGCTGAAGAGGTGAAATACACATTAATTCCCCAAACTGCCTCAAACTGTGGATTACTGACAGATTCCCTTCAGTACAGAGATGTTAGAGCTGTGCTTtataaaagcaaagcaaaacttaCATTATTTGTTGTAATAAAATGGAGATAGCACAAAGAGAAATGTCGTGCAGAAccagaaaatgttttccaagTATCAGCTCACAACCAGTGGGCTGGATTTTAACTTCTTCCCTTGTTTGCTTGGTAGCAGTGTTAGAGGTGTGTTCAGAACCTGATCTCAGCCATCATGTTCATGTTGAATATTCCACTAATGATTCCATAACTTCCTCTTCAAGGTGGGAACATTCTCTGTGGCAAGTGAGGAGGTCCTGAAGAACAGAGctattaaaaaagcaaagcGCCGCAACGTGGGGTCAGAGGTAATGTGGTCACTGGACAGGGGTGCTGGAGTTTTACTCACTTACAAAACACAACATCACACTCAGGCTTTTACTTCTTGGGTTTGTGGTGATGCTGAATAAAGTCATCATTCCAGGTCACATGTGCACAACTTTGGCTTTACTGTTCCATGCTAAGAATAAGGCTAAGGCAAAAAAAGGGTAATACTAGTTTGACTGGTGAGCAGGGTGTTCTTGCATATTTCAGACACAATGTTGTTTGCAAATGggtaaaacagcatttttactGCTTTACTTCCATTTTTTGTAGAGATGGAAGTATGGAAATGCAAAGTTATTAGTTATCCATACTGGAGGGCTGGGGGATGTCTCAGAAGCTTTATTAGTAAACACCCAAATACTAACCTGCTCTAAGAATGAGAAATATGTCTTTTCTTAAGAATGCTgctactttttttcctccctccctgtcaAGAGCTTTTAGTGCCATCTACTCTTTGCactaacaaattaaaaattgaaaggcAGTTGGCCTTTGTTACACGTTTAGTTCTTGTGAAAGCACTATCCCAGTCCAGCCACGTTGTCCTTTCAGAAGTCCTTGACAATGCTTTGTTGTATATATTTTTCCCAGACATGTTTGAAGAGGCATGCATCATGTTAGACATAGGCCTGGAGCTTTATGTGTTACACAGATTGCTTTAGGACTGGATGGGACCAGGCAAATGTTAAGATCTAGACAGCCTTCTCCTATGcttttgattttccttcttcagCCCAAGCACTGTAAATGAAGAAGCTGTCTTAGCCCACTGATGCCTTGAGTGGTTTTAGCCACAAATGTGTAGAAAATACAGTTAAATAAAGGATTGTACTGGAATGAGGTGATGCAAAACATAAACTACAACTTGAGCAGGACAGGTTCAGGGGCAAATGGGAtaggaaaaacagaacagaatgaGAAAGGGGAGCAGATGGGTTGTAGAAGTAGTtaggaggctggagcagctgttaGGGCTGGTAGAAGGGCTGGTGACAACTAAGGACCatgcagcccctccctctgccttctagtgggatgaggaggagcatcagaaaaaaggataaaagcctgggttgagataagaacagtgtAATGATTGAAATACAGTGATCATGATGATAAGGgaaccaaaaaaagagaaagaaataaacccCAAGAAAAAGCAGGGGTGCACAGAAGGTTGCTCACTACCCACAGACCTCACTCATCCCATGGCCAAGCAGCAAttagctgctcccagccacccCCTCCCAGTTCCTGTGCTGGCCATGACACTGAAAGTTCGCTTTGAGTAGTAAAAGTTCATTACCTCCAAAGGCCTAAAATTTGCAGTGCTTTATTTGCATGTTAATTGTACTTTGTCTTTAGAAACACCTAAGAAACTATACTGTAAAATAATATGGTTGCAAAGACAGTGATCAGAACTGGGTGATGAAGAGGTTGCAGAGATGGATATTTGTGGTCAGGTACAGTCTGTCTTTGCATCTTCCATCAGTCACATTGGAATATTTTGGGTAAATCATGAGAGGTTTCATAGGTGACTCCAGAGTGATGAGTGGATTAAAGTATTGGGCTCTTGACTGCCATTGTAAATGCTAAAACTTGTTGAAAATAAACCTGAAATTACATAATCCTGTGTAGTTATTTAAAGAGAAACCAGATTACAGATTACCAAAATGTCTAATAGGTAAACACATCCACAGCTCTGAGAAACTTCCATGTATCCACATCCTACACCCAGTTTGTTTTCATACCAAACATCTGAGTCTTTTAAAACCAGTAGCAGTGTGTGTCATAAGGAAGttgttaattttgtttgcatAGCTGACACAGAAATGCATGGAATGACACACTGAACtagggaaaaacaaaccaaggaTATCAGGAATATTAAGTGGGGATAGGATTTGTGTGGATAAAATGTTTGTAactggttgtggtttttttctccccagtctGAAAGCGGAGGAGCTTTTAAAGGGTTTAAAGGCTTTGTATTGCCttctggaaaaggaggaggaggcttcagtggatttgggaatggtgCAGGAATAAAGCCTTTGGAAGGGCTGTCTAATGGAAGCAGTAGTGCCTCTAGTACTCCTCCTTTCAGCAGTTTGAAGAGCACCTCTGAAACACAATCAGCATTTGGTAAGTTTTAATTAACCATACATATTTATCAACACCTTCAGTCACAACATTTTTCGGGTTATTTTAGTAGTGACAAAAACAAATTTAGACCATCTTATAGTTGTGTTTTAAGGTTTTGAGACTTTATACCTCTTTGTAAGATTTCTTATTATTTTAGAGTGCTGGAGGGACAAGTTTTGATCTGCATGCAATTTAAAGAGGTGGTAACtaaatttatatttctaatACTGGAGGTAAAAGTTTTCTAGGCACAGATGGAAATGGAAGGCACTGGCATAAGGCAGTCTGTAAAAGGTATAAAGCATCTGGTGACATGTCCCAATtctttgaatttaaattaaaaatacatgctGCATAGCTAAAGTCTTCATCTTTTTTCCTTGTACATCTGATGTTGCAGACAGTCTTACTAGAATTTATCTCTTACAGTTATACCTACATTTTAGGACATTTTAAATACTTCAGCATGTTGAGCTGTCACGCTTTGGAATTCCCTGAGGAATATTAGTTCTGTCCCTTTGTGCTGGACATGCAGAAATGCTAACCCTTATTTTGGAGTCACCATGCCACAGAATAGAAATGGTGGAATTTGAACTTTGGAGTAATGTGGATTTCAGTGATCTTGAATAAATTAAGGGAAAGTGAAATATTCAATGAGACTATTTCTTGTTTGCTTCTTAGGGTTTTTTATACAGAAGTGCTCAAAAGCTTGTAAAATTATGGGCTAGTGCACTCAGGGTGGtttaaagcacatttaaaaCGCATTTAAAGCACAAATGGCAAGAGATAAGTTGAGTTTTTTGATTTAATAAGCATTACAGCTTGCTGAAATTGTCAGATTTTTATATGATTTGGAAGGTTTTGGCAATAtataaaacatgtattttttttaatgttctgtaCAAGATgtgtttgaaatttttttttatacccAAGTGTGCTTCATCTACTTTGTCTATCCCCAACTTACTTGTCTAAATGAAACTTGGGTCAGCTCACTGGCATGGGAGTACCTGGGGCACAGTGTGGTGACCCAAAAGAAGGAGATCAACTGAGGAAGGATCAGTGATTTGATAAGAAATATTACACATGTTAGGTTTTTAAGAGAGTTGTGCTttctgggtaaaaaaaaaaaaaaatggttctaAGCCACATTTCTCACTAGGTCAGCCAAGCatctgtgttgttttttaaaCCAGAGCTTATGAAGCCAATGAGTTCAGTTGGgtatcagggaaaggttcttcccccagagggtgtcgggcactgcccaggctccccagggaatggtcacggccccaaggctgccagagctgcggGAGCGTTTGGGCACCgctctcagggatgcacagggggGGATTATTGGGGTGTCTGTgagggattgttggggtgtctgtgcagggccaggagctgcactcactgatcctgctgtgtccctcccagctcaggatatcCTGTAACTCTGTGATTTTCCCACAACAGGATCCCCGATGTCCAAcggccccagtgctgctgtgtttgctgagaAGAaggctgccagccccacagccaacggcggcagcagccagccctgctcctcggGCAGCACCCTGGGCTCAGCGCCCGCCTCTGGCTCCTACCACAAACAGCTGGCTGCCCTCAACTGCTCCGTGCGAGACTGGATAGTGAAACACGTCAACAGCAACCCCCTGTGCGACCTCACGCCCATCTTCAGGGACTACGAGCGCTACTTGGCCAGCATCGAGCAGCAGCACGggggcagcagtgacagcagctccGAGAACGAGGGCAGCAAGACCCCTgccccccaggctgctcctgtgtttgggAGTTCAAAGCTCCAGCAAGGCTCCACCTTTTTGTTTAACAGCAAAACTGAGGATACCTCCGACAAAAAAGCTGAAGCTGCAACAGAAAAAAGAGACCCGTTGTTAGGAGCTACATCAACTGTCTCGTTTAATTTTGGCAAGAGTGTTGACAGTCCTGTTTTGGGTTCCCTCGGTTCAGGAACGCTTAGtagtttctcattttcttctgggAATTCAGGTTTGTTTGGAAAAGATGCAAACCAGGCCAAGTCTGTCACTACAGCATCCACCAGTTCATTGGAAGCTCAAACAGACAGTGGCAATAATGATGACAAAGGTAAATTCTACGTATTTCTATTTATAGTTATTTTAATGGTCAGCTATGAGTGTATGTGACTTAAGAATACTAAGAAAATGCAATATTAAGTTCACTGAGATGATGGCATGGTGTAGTGTCCGAGGAAGTTTAGGCTGAATATCTGGAAAAGTTTCTTCCCCTAGAGGctgctcaggcactgcccaggcaaTGCCAGAGCTCCCAAAGAGCATTTGGAaaacactctcaggcacagggtaGGATGGTTGGAGTGTTCtgggcaggaccaggagctgcaCTCCATGATCCTGGTGGGTTCTTTCCAACTGAGGAAATTCTGTATTCTGTGATCATCATCATTCTTCAATTTGAAAGTGCagaattatataatatatatatatatatatacacctctataatataatacaatatgataaatgatatatGAGattatgatataatataatatacccCTTATTGGGAGAACCCAGCCTTATGTAAGCAACACCAAAAGTATGTGCTTATCAAGACTTACATAATTCTGTCAGATTTGTACTTTATATAATATGCAAGATAATCCCATATCTGAGGGCAGGAATTGATGAAATTTAAAGCAGCTAGTATGTTCACCTTTCAGTCTGCTGGACTTCTCAATCCCACTGCTTTTCCTAGTAGGTTTATCAAGAGATCCCTGCAGTAGAAAGCATGAGATACAGAACAGTTCAGTCCATTTTACTTAATGGATTGTAAGGAGGCCAACAAAGTTGCATAGTACCTGACAGCTTTGCTCTGGTCTTTGCCTGTGCTGCATACAATAGGCTGATAGAAATCCCAGCAGCTGAGGGGCTGGAAAGGCATAATCTGCCACTATTATCTGTCATTCTGCAACTAATTCCCTTCCCCTAAATTAAACCTGGTTATTGGAAGTATTTATTGTGCTTTACTTGAACCCATTTGTGGAGCATACTCTGAAATGTGAAACTGTTTCTGTTCAAGCAGAAGCTTTTGACTTACTAAGCTTTATATTGTTGGTGTTTGATTGTTTGGTATGGATTGGGTATTTTCATCCCATTTAAACTGAAGGTGAGGATGAAGTTGCTTTAAGAGCTGAATGAAAAGCAAGTAACCCTTTTTTTGTAGCTGAAGCTGCTACAGAGTACACAGGGACTGAAAAGTGTCACTGACCATGTTAACCATGGTGGGCATAAGGGTGCCAAAATATGTGCTCACAACATTAACATATCAAAACTTTCTATTTaaaggaggggaagaggaggaagaagagccACCAAAAGTCATCGtcaatgaaataaaagaagatGATGCTTTCTACTCAAAGAAGTAAGTGACTTGaacttggaaaataaaatgaatatcTGTGTATTGCTATTCTTCACCACCTAAAATGGCTTTAAGTTTATTAGAGCCTCacttaaaaatgtttataaattGTACATTAAAGTCCTATTATAACTTAAGAATGATACAGCCAGTTCTTATGACTTTCTGATTAGGCCCTGAGTACAGTTGCTGTGCCTTTGACTTCTCCCTGAAAGTAATCCATTTATCATAGAAATCAGAAACTATTATCAGAAATAGTTCACTTTCTCTTTGATCTCCAAGTGCTGTCCATTAGCACATGAAACACGGTCAAGAATAATAAAGATTTAGGTTACTCACAGCGTGTTAAATCATGATTACTGTTACTGTGAGTCAGATGGATACATGTACCTGGGAGATacctttttatttcatctcTACATGGCTGCACAAACAaggatttgggttttattttttttctccacaggtGCAAACTGTTCTACAAAAAGGATaatgaatttaaagaaaaaggtgTAGGAACATTACATTTAAAACcagcaggaaatgaaaaaacTCAACTCTTAGTACGAGCAGATACCAATTTAGGTAAGTACATTTATCCCAGTAACAGGTCTTGATGTCAGAATTCCTTGCTAAGaattaggggttttttgggtttttttacacaGCATTAACAGATACAATTAGTGAAAACCTTTCTGCTATTATTTTCCTAAATCATTTAGAATACTGACAAACACTTGGGTGCCTCTAGTGAGTATTACAAAAGACAGCACATGAAGCAGTGCAAGAAGTAAAAGGCTATGGTGTATGTTTGGGGATACAAAGTGCCTGTTTTACCCTGGTTGGTCCAGATTAACACCTGTCTGCATCAGAACCTTTTGCTTCTGTATATGAACTGCCTCTGGTGGTCAGAATGAGAAACTTGGCATAAACTAAGCACTGTGACTGGATTCCTCATTTGCTGCTTCTCCCTTgtccccttccctttctcctgtgTCCACCTACTATCATTTGATATTCAGGTTCCTCCATTTAAAAAAGGAGGATAGAGATTTCCTCATTTCTAGTGAGGAAAGAAATTTGAGACCAATGGCCATGAATGGATGCTTAGGAAAGAAGAAGACAAACATACACGATATTTGTGAATTGCCTTCCTTCCAACCACCCTAAATCTCTAGTTACTATCTATACTAAACCTGTATTGCAGTAAAAGCTAGAAAATGGCTAatggtaattttttcccctcctcaaaTGCAGGAAATATCCTGTTGAATGTTCTAATTCCACCTAAGATGCCATGCACAAGAACCGGAAAAAACAATGTTCTAATAGTTTGTGTTCCTAACCCACCCATCGATGAGAAGAACCCAGCTGTTCCTGTCACTATGCTAATAAGAGTGAAAACAAGTGAGGATGCAGATGAGTTGCACAAAATCTTACTGGAGAAAAAGGAGGCTTAAATAAGTTGCAGTCCATAATTTGAGGATTTATTgccaaactgctgctgctctttttttcttccgtAACTTCATTTGAACATTTAATTCTTTACTCTGATATTAAGAACTGTTATAGGAATTCTGGAAAAATGATGTGAGGAAaagctaaactagctaataaaAGCTTTAATAGAACACAAGTGTTGGACTGTTCTCCCTCATTTTCAGTATCTAAATGCAGGACCTCTTCTGGATAAAGCACATGGATGTAAATCCAAGCAAATGTTTTTAGCACCAGTCGACCAAATGGACAGAAAGCTGAGTACAAAAACCTGGTATCAGAGCTTCCTTACAGACTGTAATACAATGCAAGCACCTCCTGTTTTGGGAAGGGAGGATGTTCAAGCTTACCTGTTGCAACTGTTTCTAGACTGCAGATTTTTAATTGGTCTGTTGTATTCTGGTGAGACTGACTTCTTAGTGACAGAACTGCACCCCACCAGTGATGATCTCCTTTGTGCTGGGTCTGTACCCTTGCAGGCCTGTGTGCTTTCAGGACTCAGAGACTgcagatatttaaaagaaaatttgcttGTGTAGTCTTGTTGACAGCAGTGGTTCCTCCAGAGGAACTGTCAGTTCTGTTCTTACTGTAGCAACGAGAGAATGATGTGCAATATGGTACAAGCAGACAACTGGAAGAGTTTTATCTTGGACACACTGGCAGCCCCTGGCTTCTGACAGGTCAGAACAAAGGGTTGCACTTCCACATGATCCTTCCAAGGTGTTTGTCCTTAGTCCCAAAACccagctgaggcagagctggatgtgctgcattgctcctgctgctggtacTTTGCTGAAGAAAGCTCTTCCCACCAACAAACTTCAGGACTTTTCAAGACCTTTCTGTTGCCTGTTGCCCTTGCCAGAACACACATGCACAAGGGTGTGTATCAGTATTTCTCCATGTGATAAAAATGCCATGCTGCA
It encodes:
- the NUP50 gene encoding nuclear pore complex protein Nup50, which codes for MAKRIAEKELTDRNWDQEDEAEEVGTFSVASEEVLKNRAIKKAKRRNVGSESESGGAFKGFKGFVLPSGKGGGGFSGFGNGAGIKPLEGLSNGSSSASSTPPFSSLKSTSETQSAFGSPMSNGPSAAVFAEKKAASPTANGGSSQPCSSGSTLGSAPASGSYHKQLAALNCSVRDWIVKHVNSNPLCDLTPIFRDYERYLASIEQQHGGSSDSSSENEGSKTPAPQAAPVFGSSKLQQGSTFLFNSKTEDTSDKKAEAATEKRDPLLGATSTVSFNFGKSVDSPVLGSLGSGTLSSFSFSSGNSGLFGKDANQAKSVTTASTSSLEAQTDSGNNDDKGGEEEEEEPPKVIVNEIKEDDAFYSKKCKLFYKKDNEFKEKGVGTLHLKPAGNEKTQLLVRADTNLGNILLNVLIPPKMPCTRTGKNNVLIVCVPNPPIDEKNPAVPVTMLIRVKTSEDADELHKILLEKKEA